The following are encoded together in the Rhinopithecus roxellana isolate Shanxi Qingling chromosome 5, ASM756505v1, whole genome shotgun sequence genome:
- the GREM1 gene encoding gremlin-1 → MSRTAYTVGALLLLLGTLLPAAEGKKKGSQGAIPPPDKAQHNDSEQTQSPQQPGSRNRGRGQGRGTAMPGEEVLESSQEALHVTERKYLKRDWCKTQPLKQTIHEEGCNSRTIINRFCYGQCNSFYIPRHIRKEEGSFQSCSFCKPKKFTTMMVTLNCPELQPPTKKKRVTRVKQCRCISIDLD, encoded by the coding sequence ATGAGCCGCACAGCCTACACGGTGGGAGCCCTGCTTCTCCTCTTGGGGACCCTGCTGCCGGCtgctgaagggaaaaagaaagggtCCCAAGGTGCCATCCCCCCGCCAGACAAGGCTCAGCACAATGACTCAGAGCAGACTCAGTCGCCCCAGCAGCCTGGCTCCAGGAACCGGGGGCGGGGCCAAGGGCGGGGCACTGCCATGCCGGGGGAGGAGGTGCTGGAGTCCAGCCAAGAGGCCCTGCATGTGACCGAGCGCAAATACCTGAAGCGAGACTGGTGCAAAACCCAGCCGCTTAAGCAGACCATCCACGAGGAAGGCTGCAACAGTCGTACCATCATCAACCGCTTCTGTTACGGCCAGTGCAACTCCTTCTACATCCCCAGGCACATCCGGAAGGAGGAAGGTTCCTTTCAGTCCTGCTCCTTCTGCAAGCCCAAGAAATTCACTACCATGATGGTCACACTCAACTGCCCTGAACTACAGCCACCTACCAAGAAGAAGAGAGTCACACGTGTGAAGCAGTGTCGTTGCATATCCATCGATTTGGATTAA